One genomic window of Actinomycetota bacterium includes the following:
- the acpP gene encoding acyl carrier protein gives DDLGADSLDIVELVMALEEEFEVKIPDEEAEGIKTVGDAVSYIQANAS, from the coding sequence GATGATCTCGGCGCGGACTCGCTCGATATCGTCGAGCTTGTCATGGCGCTTGAAGAGGAGTTTGAGGTCAAGATCCCAGACGAGGAAGCCGAGGGGATCAAGACCGTCGGCGATGCCGTCAGCTATATCCAGGCGAACGCCTCCTAG